The DNA region GTGAACCCGGAGGCCGCCAGGAACCGCCCGAAGGGCATCATCGCCAACCCGAACTGCACCACCATGGCGGCCATGCCCGTGCTGCGCCCGCTGCACGACGAGGCGGGGCTGACGGGTCTCGTCGTCGCCACGTACCAGGCGGTCTCCGGCAGCGGCCTCGCAGGCGTCGCCGAGCTGAACGAGCAGGCGGGCAAGGCCGTCGAGAGCGACGCGACTCGCCTCACCTTCGACGGCGACGCCGTCGACTTCCCCGAGCCGGACAAGTACGCGCGCCCGATCGCCTTCAACGTGCTGCCGATGGCCGGCTCGATCGTCGACGACGGCCTGGACGAGACGGACGAGGAGCACAAGCTCCGCAACGAGAGCCGGAAGATCCTCGGCATCCCAGGCCTGAAGGTCTCCGGGACCTGTGTGCGCGTCCCGGTCTTCACCGGCCACTCCCTCCAGGTCAACGCCCGTTTCGAGCGGGCGATCACACCGGAGCGCGCCCGTGAACTGCTGGCGGCGGCGCCGGGCGTGGAGCTGTCCGACATCCCCACGCCCCTTCAGGCGGCGGGCAAGGACGCCAGCTACGTCGGCCGCATCCGTACGGACGAGACCGCCGAGCACGGCCTCGCTCTCTTCCTCTCGAACGACAACCTCCGCAAGGGCGCCGCACTGAACGCGGTGCAGATCGCGGAGCTGGTCGCCGCGGAGTGAGTGCCATGACCGGGTGACTGCCCATAGCAGCGACGGAAACGGCAGAAACGCGGAAAGGGCAGAAACGGCAGAAACAACGAAACGACGGAACCCCCGGGCAGCGCCCGGGGGTTCCGCATGAGTGACAGTGCCCGTCGCCGGGCGGGAGGCACCCGGTGCGAACTCGACGCAGTTCAGCGCGAGTTCACACCGGAGGCCTCGGATGCGCCGAAGGCGCCGGATGCGTCAGGGAAGCTGAGCACCCGTGGCCTCGAGGGCCGTGGTCACCGGCTGGAAGAAGGTCTCGCCACCGGCGGAGCAGTCGCCGCTGCCGCCGGAGGTCATGCCCAGAGCCTTGTCACCGGCGAAGAGGGAGCCGCCG from Streptomyces marispadix includes:
- a CDS encoding aspartate-semialdehyde dehydrogenase; its protein translation is MRIGIVGATGQVGSVMREILAERKLPVEELRLFASARSAGRTLPWQGGEVTVEDAATADYSGLDIVLFSAGGSTSKAIAEKVASQGPVVIDNSSAWRLDPEVPLVVSEVNPEAARNRPKGIIANPNCTTMAAMPVLRPLHDEAGLTGLVVATYQAVSGSGLAGVAELNEQAGKAVESDATRLTFDGDAVDFPEPDKYARPIAFNVLPMAGSIVDDGLDETDEEHKLRNESRKILGIPGLKVSGTCVRVPVFTGHSLQVNARFERAITPERARELLAAAPGVELSDIPTPLQAAGKDASYVGRIRTDETAEHGLALFLSNDNLRKGAALNAVQIAELVAAE